The Desulfovibrio piger DNA segment ATATCCTTCTTTCTTTTCAAAATGGCATATCGAACATATATAGAATTAAATAAATTTCTATTTACAGAACTTGATTTTTTTATTTATCAACTCCCTATCTAAATAAACTGTCTCTCGAATGGCTTCCTCGTGCCCTGTCAGGGCAGCAAAAGGGGAAAACTGGGCAGCTCTGTTGGCTCTGGGCATACGGGGATACTTGGACTCAGGACGTGGCAGATTGATGATATCATCGTACTTGTCGCTCATGCCTTGTGCCCTCCTATCTGCTGGTTGCGTTCCCTGGTCGTTGCTCCCTCTTCCAGGTTCATGCCCTTCAGCAGAGCATTTTTGCCATAGCGTTCACGGATTTTCAGGATGGCCTCCTGTCTCTTGCGTTCTTTCTGGAGCTGTCCCTGTTCCTGCTCTTCCCGCTTCTGCTCCGCAGCATAATCGGTGAACAAATCGAGCTGTCTGGGCTTTTTGTCTTTGCCTGTCTGGTTTTCATGCAAGACATGGGCTGCTACCAAGTTGATACGCCTGACCAGCAAGTTTCGATCCACAATGCGATCAAAAAGCTCCAGCACAGCATGTGTCATCCGTCTGCTGGAAGATGTGAACTGGCCTAGATTGACCGTACCATGTGCATGCTGAGGAAGCTGACGTCCATAGCTGTCCGTAATCACCAGACCGGTATAACCACGCTCAGGAGACAGACTCTCGATATCATACCCCACCGTCAGTACCAGCTGATCCGTCACCAAACGCTTGCCCACCAGATCCAGAGCAAGCGAGTCTACCATCTCCTTGACCACCAGACGAGCTTTTTCCACCTCATAGGGAGAGTGTAGCACTTGTCCTGAACCTATGCTCCTGGAAGATGGCTGGTATGCCTTGATATCTGCCATCGTACACGGTTCATAACCCCAGGCATGATCTATCAGCAGCTCTGCATTCACCCCAAACAGGCGAAAGAGTAAATCCTCGCTATGGATGGAATAGCGTGCAATATCTCCCATCGTTTTGATGCCGTACTTTTCCAGCTTCTGGACATATCCTCTGCCAACTCTCCAGAAATCCCTCAAGGGGGTGTGATGCCACAACTGCTGGCGATACGACATCTCATCCAGACAGGCTATACGCACACCATCCTCATCTGCTGCTACTTTTTTGGCCATGATATCCATAGCCACTTTTGCCAGATAGAGATTTGTGCCTATACCTGCTGTAGCTGTGATACCAGTGCTGCGTAGCACATCAAGAATGACGCTCTTAGTGAGTTCATGTACGGATGTACGATAATTTTTTAAATAGGAAGTAGCATCGATAAAGACCTCATCGATGGAATAAACGTGGATATCATCAGGAGAGAAATACTTCAGGTATACGCTGTAAACTCTGGTACTGTACTCGATATAGAGAGCCATACGAGGCACAGCTGTCAGAACTTATGGCTAGGGAAGGATCAGCAGCTAGCTCAAGAGCATCTGAGGATTCTCCCGTGAATCTCCTCCGTGGAGCTTTCTGTCTGCGCAACGCATTGGCTGCATGTACTTTCTGGATGACCTCAAAATAGCGTGCTCTACCCGGAATGCCATGAGCTTTCAATGAGGGAGAAACTGCCAGGCAAATAGTCTTCTCTGTTCTGCTGGGATCAGCTACCACCAGGTGAGTAGTCAACGGATCAAGACCACGCTCCATACATTCCACAGAGGCGTAAAAAGACTTGAGATCGATGGCTATATAACTGCGTGCTGGCATATGAATCATGCTGCTCTATCTGTGCCTAGTAGTTCTTCGATAAATTTCATCTATCATCTTTATATTTTTACTAGTCAGCAGCTTAAACTATAGCAATATCAAGAAGGGGTTCCAAGGTGATAAAACATATCAATTTGATAAAGTATTCGTCAAGGAAAGCGGATGATATTTTTCTTTGACGATATAGAAACAATTGAACACTCCACCGGCTAAAGCCGGTGGATTCACCGTGGCGACTAAAGTCGCGTTCCGGCTAAAGCCGGTATGGCCCCTGCTGAAGCAGGCTGAAGTCATTCCCCCTCAATTCGGAAGGTTTCATCTGCATCTTCCTGTTGCGTGATGTATTGCTTAATGACCTCATCGGTCACATTGCCACTGCTGCAACAGAAATAGCCACGCGCCCACATATGACGTCCCCAGTACTGGCGGCGCAACAATGGAAATTCATTTATCATGGCATGCGCGGTTCGGCCTTTCAGTTGTTGCATCAACTTGCTCACAGCAAGGCTTGGTGAAATCGAAACGAAAAGATGGATATGGTCGGGTGCTATATGTCCTTTGAGAATTTCCACCTGCTTTTCACAGATGCCGCGTATCAGCGACCTGGCTCTCTGGGCGATGTCGCCTGACAAAATCTTTTTCCTGTACTTGGTTATCCAGACCAGGTGCAGGTGAATTGAAAAAACACTGTGGGAGCCTTTACGATAATTGCTCATGCCCACAGACTACAAAAGAAACGCTAAAGCCGCCACCTAAAGGTGGGGGTTTTACCCCTCCCTGAGTGGGACAATAAGATGAAAATATATTATGCAGATGAATCCTCTTACAAGTATAAAATTGATCTTATACAGATATTTTTCTCCACGTAATACTGTGATGATAAAACTCAATAAAAATACTCTCTATAATTTTTGATGAATTTTACAGGGAAGGAGAGAACCCATGAAAAGATCATCTCCTTCCCCTTTTTATACTATCAAGCTTTTATGATCTTTTTAAATGCTTGATCATCTCGTTTGCCTCAGCACCTGTCATATTACTACTACCGTGGCTAAACATATCCATACACAACTGATCTATATGTATACGCTTTCTACCAGCCAACTGCTTTATAAAATCTTTCTGTTTCTCACTAGCCAGTTTGCTTCCACCCCCATGTTTATTCTGAGAAGGTGGTAACGCTGTTGTACTGGAATTGCTATTAACTGGATATGTAGAATCTTTCTGACCTGTAGATACTGCTGGATGACATACTGTTTGAGACGACATGAAATTCATCTGATCTTGAATCTTTGCCTGAGCATCGTTTCTAGCAGCATTGATAATATCGACTGTGTTGTAAGAATTCACTGTAGCCTGATTTGCACTACCAAAGTTGGATACTGTCATCGTACCATCACAGAGAGATACAGATACGATAGCAGTATGCTCATTTTCAGAATTTGGTGACTGCTGCACTGAAAAACTATAAGATTTTTTGTTTTGAGTATCCATGATAATCCCCTTAATTATTATCAGAATTATGAGAATCTATGTTTTTATTTTTAGGTAAACGTGACATACCAAAGTTTCTCTGTCCATCATGAATAGAACCTTTGGTATATGCTTTTGCTAAATATAAAGCCTGCTGTTTCACTTCACCTAATCTTGAATCAAACTTTTCAACATCAGATGTCCTGGTAATCATTTTGCCATTATAATCCATATTGGATTTATTCGTGCAGTAGTCTATCAATCCTTTTGAATCTCTATCTATATCTAGAGTAGAATTCCAAATTGTCTCAACACTTTTAAAGACATGGTTATAAGTCTTAACTCTAGTTCCATCTAACAAGAACAAGCAATGATAGTGAGGATGATTACTTTTGTTTTGTTCACGTACCCAAATATAATACGGATCACATTTACGACGTTTATACTTTTTAACCATATGTGCCATGCAATCAGATATATTTTTTGATGAGGTATCTCCAGTATAATTTTGAGGATATCTAACATCAAACCTGATGGATAATGTTTTACGATGATTGTCTGTATAGAAGTCTAACAACTCATTGACACTATTTTTGATATTATCCAGATACTGTACGTTTTTGTTTTTCATATTTTCACCTCATATTTAGATAAAAAATATCAAATAACAACAATCCAATACTCTGCAAATATGCTGATGACATGTTTGCAGTGTATTGGATAAATATACCTTCACATTCCATATCGTTTTTTGTTAAATCAATTACTTTTCCATACTCAACATTCAATCAGCACATTTAGTTGCTGTTTTAATGTTTAAACAATTACTAACTATTCCACATATAAAGTTACTATTTTTGATATTTAAACAATCTAACTACTTCCTATATAAAGTTACTATTTTAATATATTATATTAGTATTACATACCCCCTATATAGTTGAGTGTTACAAACCTTAAGAACAGAGACCATGAAGAGTAAAACTTCATATTATGTATGTCCGAATTATTTTATACATAAAAAAAAGCATAGCTTAATACTATGCTCTTTTTTATTCTCATTTGACGGAAACTATATCGCAAAAGTATCGTTCTTATGCAAACAGAGAGCCTTCAAAGCTTACCTATGCACCATAGATGACTAGCAATTTGAGGAGAGGGGACAGCATTTTTTATCCGATTTTTCCGCTAAAAAATCACTCTACATCATTTTTTCCCTGATCGAGAGAAGATTTCCATAGTTTGAACGGTCTCTTTGGATCATAAAGAGCTTCTATGGAATCCTTGTAACGCTACTTGCATGTCTGCTTCTGAAGGACATTATTCTAATACAAACCTCAAAGGTTTTCTCATTCTCTATTCGTCTACCAGAAGCTCAGTTCACTCTCGCTATGAGTCTCCCCTTCAAGTAGAAGTGATGCTCTCTTCTGTACGGCAATTTCAATATACTTCAAACGCTTTGAAGAAAGGTTATAACGAGGATGTTTCTTCAGCTTAAAGTTTAGGAGATGCCGTAATCCTTCACGATGTCTTGACTTCATACAAGACTTAGCTACAGAGAAAAAGTTGCTGTAACACACTGGTGCTTGGACATCAGCAAAATTAATAAAAACATCCTTACTCTCTATTTCTATGGGAGAGGCAAAATTAAATAGTGAGTTCCCGTGATCAAACAGTGGTGCAGGAGCTTTGAGAGTATTCGTTGCAGCATCCACAAGAAAACCAAAGTTTCCAAAGTGGCGATCAGTATTGGCAATGACAGCATCAAAGACGAACATATCCTCCAGCATGTCCCTATACTTAGAATCAAGCGTTCCATAGTAATCGATGACTGCCTGCATTCCTCCTTGCTTCACAATATTGCCCACAGGAACAAATGAAATATCCTTGCTGGTGAAAATTTCACACTTTGAGCAAAGTCTCGATTTCCATTTGGCGATATTATACTCGATTGCATTCACACCGAGTATCTGGGCAATCTGCCATGCATAGTATTCTGAATAGGGCTCATTTCCTGTATTTGATGCCCCTACAGTACCACCTTTATAAAGGTATATTTTACCAGATTGCCTGCGCCAGCACTTGGGAAGCATACCGTTCGTTGTAAATTCAGGACTCGATACTACAGATGTACGAACAGAGCTGCCATAGCCGGTAAAAGCAATATTAGCTAACAACTCGCTGAATTTATTGTCATAAAGATTGCACTGGTCAAAGGTTTTGGAATCCCCTTCCCGTACAACCCAGTAGCTGTCGTTGAGAGAAAGCCCCTTGCTGACATCTATGATGCCCATTGTGCTATTCGCAGATAGACCAGTCTTTGCCAGAAACGAATGGATGTACGCTCTGTTCCTGGGAATCTTTCTGTGCTTCAGCCAACGAGCAAGGCCCTTATCCGTCACCTCCATTCCAAGCGGTATGAGTGACAGCGAATCCTGATCTATGTGCGTTATGGAGATCTCAGGAATATCACCGGTATCCTTAGCGGAAAATCGAATCAGCTCCCTGTCGAAGAGCTTCAAGATGTAATCAGCCATGCCTGCTCCGTTTTGGGCTACTCGCTTGCTTACCTGAAATTTTTTCGAGAGTATTGCATAAAGAATGTTATAATGGTATACTCCAGTTAAGGAGTTCTTTATGCAATACTGTCCAAAATGTGCGTCAGAGCGGATTGTGAAGAATGGAAGACACTTGGAGCGTCAGAGATTTCGCTGCAAAGACTGCGGTTTTCAATTTACCCGTGACACTCCCAGAGGACGACCGGCAACGGAAAAGGCAATGGCCATCCTGCTTTATACTTTGGGCCTTTCGTTTAATGCCATAGCACGTATTTATGGAGTTGCAACATCGACCGTCATGCGTTGGGTCCGGGATTTCGCTGAAAAAACTTATGAAAAGCCTTCTCCTGGGGAAGCTGTCATCATAGAACTTGATGAGATGTGGCACTATTTGCATTCAAAAAAAACAAACTATGGCTCTGGAAAGCTTATTGTCGCGATACCGGTCAACTCATTGACTGGGAATGTGGCAATCGTGACCAAAGCACTCTTGCAAGATTGATGGCAAGGCTTCGCCGTTGGTCTGTCTGGTTCTTCTGTACCGACAACTGGAAAGTATATCCACGGGAAATACCCGAGGACGACCTCATTCAAGGAAAACGGGGAACCGTGCGAATTGAACGAAATAATGCCCGCCAAAGACACTGGTTTGCCCGTTTCAAACGTAAATCCCAGGTGGTTTCAAGGTCCTTGCGAATGGTTGATCTCACAATATCTCTCTTTGCCAGATTTCATGTGAACGGGCAAAGAGAAGATATTTTATCATTCTTTTAGCAATACTCTCATTTTTTCCATGTGTCGAGCTGTGTGTAGATGCGCACAAAACACCTTTCTTCCTCTCCGTCACCTGGATGAGGAAGCTCTGTGAACCATCCCCCAATTAAGGGATACCACAAAATCCTACACGCTCTATGCCTCGGGCATACCACGTTTTCCTTAAATCAAAAAGCGTGCTGTTCCTCCCTCAATGTCATGGCTTTGTAGAATCTACTTCCGGGCATATCCATCTCTTTGCCCAAATGGCAGCTCGCCAACCTTTTGACATTGACACAAGACAGGAGACTCAGCAGGATTGGAAAAGATGGATGCTTTGCTGCGGGGTAGTCCTTCTTCGTTCTATACTGCTTGCGTACCTTTATGAGTACCATTCACATTTATTAAAATAAATATATCAAATATTATCAAATAGATATATAAAAAATTCGAATCCCACCCTCTCCGCCACATCATAGTCCACAGAAATCCAAGAAAGTCCGCAAAGCCTTGAGCTGAGCGGACTTTTTCTGTTTTTGAGGTTCAGGGACGTTCACGAAAGACCGTAGACAGCCACAAAAAAAGGGGGCAACTTTGGGGGCAAGTAATGTTGCCCCCATATATTTCAAACAGGAGTTGCCCCCAATGCCCGGAAAGCTCACGGATACCGCCATTCGCGGCGCGAAGCCCCTGGAAAAAGCCTACAAGCTGACGGATGGCGGCGGCCTCTGTCTGAAAGTTGCCCCGATGAGGCCGTCGAGCCGATAATAACACCGTTGCCCCAGAGTTTTGATCCCCTTCCTTTACCGAAGCAGATCTGCCCGGCAGACACAGGCCAGCATACCATCTTCGATCTTGGAGGCTGTCCATGCGGCAGTTTCCCGCCGTTCTCTCCTGGCTATCCCAAGCGGAAAGCTGGGCAATAAGCCTGCCCGAACAAGACAGAAGGCCGCAGCCGTTTGCATGCAGATATGCCCTTCGCCCAAGAAGGGCAGGAGTTTCAGCTCTCCAGCCATATGACCTCATCAAAACAGGGAACCGTAGTAAATCATACCGTACATAAGCTTTGTTCTTTGTCCGACTTTCGCAGCAAGTATCCATCCCTGCGTATTGCCCTGGAGCTGTCTCACAATATCACCGCTGGACTATCGCACGGGATGCTTACTCTCCAGACAAGACGAGAGCTGATCGCGTTCCCGCATAGACCGTCCTGAATATCTGCCTCATAATTCATTGGCTAATAAAAACAGATATTTATTTATTTTGTTCTATAGAAAAAATATTATTTTGAATATGTTTCAATAAAAAATAACACAAACCACTTATTTCTTGAAAAATATCTTTTACTCATATACGGTCGCCTCTGGCATATGAAATAAAAGGAGGGACTTTTATGGCTCTGGAAGACAAAGATATTTTTAATGCCATTTTCAACAAATACAGCGACCAGCCCATCGAATTCATCATGGAGCAGTACGAAAAGGCAAAGATCCTTAATATGGCCATCGAGCGCCGGATTAACGCGCAGGCCGAGCAGCCTGTGAAGGTCGAAGAGGCCGCGCCTGCCGCTCTGCCCCCCGTGGACGAGCCCCTTCCCGTCGAAGAGGAAAAGAAGCCCGCCCCGGCCCCCAAAAAGATCTTCACCAAGGCCGATCTGGTCTTCAATCCCGCGGAAGCCATCACCGACAACACCATCACCTGCTGCCTGTGCGGCAAGGCGGCCTGCTCCCTGACGTCCCGCCATCTGGCCAATCACGGCATCAATGTGGAAGAGTACAAATACCTCTGCGGCTATCCTTCCGAGCAGAAGCTGATGTCCCGGAATTTCGAAGCCAAGATGCGCCGCAATGTCCAGAGGGCCCAGCAGGCGCGCAAGGAAAAGCGCCGGGCCGAAAACGCCTAACGCCATCATGGCATGGCCTGCTCTGCTCCCAGGAGCGGGCATGATCCGTCCCGTAGTGAAAAGAAACAAAGAAGGGGATGCCCACGGGCACCCCCTTCTTTGTTTCTTCCGACATGCCGGCAGTCGCGGCAACGCCCCTCCGAATCCCGCCACAGGGCAGAGCATCAGGGACGATACGCACGCAGGGCAAACATGGGCACCGGATTGTAGGTGGCGTCCCGCCGGACGAAGATCCGCCCGCTGAGCCCGGTATCACAGCTGCAACGGACAAAGCCCGCCCGTGCCAGGGCCTCCATGTCCCACTGCGGTCGTTCCCGGCGGCTCAGGGGCAGGGCCCGGCGGATGTCCTCCCCTTCCTGCAGGAGGGCACTATCCACATCGGCATGGGCATGTTGCCCCTTTTCATCGGCAAGCCGGGTAAAGTCCACCGCCCCGTAATCGGCATCAAAATTGAGCAGTACGCCGCCGGGCCGCAGCACCCGCAACCACTCCGCATAGGCCGCCTCGGGATCCGTCAGCGTCCAGGTCAGGTTGCGGGCCAGGACGCCGTCAAAGGACGCATCCCCAAAGTCCAGCTCCGTGGCACTCATGCAGCGCCAGTCCACCGTGCAGCCTGCCTCATCGGCCAGTGCGACGGCCTGGGCGAGCATCCCCTCGCTCAGATCGACGCCCGTGACCTCGCAGCCCGCCTGTGCCAGCAGGATGGCAAAAAATCCCGCGCCCGTGCCCAGATCCAGTATGCGCAGGGCGGTCCCGTCTTCCCTGCGCGGCAGCCAGGGCAGGATCTCCGCCCGCCACAGGGAGGACTTGTCACTCTGCAATTCCTCACGGCGTACCTGCCCGAAAGCGTCGGAACGCCGGGTCCAGTAACGCCGGATGCGCCCGTCGAGCCCGGGCCGGGCCTTAACAGCATCCCCGGGGATGCCGGTAGTCTGCTCCATCATGTGCTCCTTTACGGTGTCGTGCGGGTATCGGCAGCCCTTGCCTCTGGGCCGTCTTTTCACCCGCGGCACGATCACGAAATCTTGCCCGTCTCATGGACGGGATGCGGCCGGCCGTTCCCTGCCGGTGCCGTGCCGCAAATCTGCAGCCTTCCTGCCGCCATGCCCGCAGGATGCTTTACGGCGGAGGGCCATGCGCTCCTGTCGTTCAGCCCTTCGTCGCCCCGGTGGCTCTTCCTGTCCCGGCAGCTTCGTCACAGCTCTCGTCCCATGCGGAGCGGAACGGGACGACTGTTTCCAGCATCCGCCGCAAGCGCGGACTGCGGGCGCTCCCCAGCTGCGACACCGGCAGATGCTCCGCACAGCGGCCCTGATCTAGGACCAGCAAACTGTCACAGACCAGCGTCGCGGCCTGGAGATCATGGGTGATGAAAAGGCAGGTCGTGTCGCTGCGAATGTCCCGCAGCAATTCCAGTATCTGCACCTGTACCGGGACATCCAGCGAGCTCACGGCCTCGTCCAGCACCAGAAAGGACGGTCGCGCGGCCAGCGCCCGCGCGA contains these protein-coding regions:
- a CDS encoding XRE family transcriptional regulator, producing the protein MADYILKLFDRELIRFSAKDTGDIPEISITHIDQDSLSLIPLGMEVTDKGLARWLKHRKIPRNRAYIHSFLAKTGLSANSTMGIIDVSKGLSLNDSYWVVREGDSKTFDQCNLYDNKFSELLANIAFTGYGSSVRTSVVSSPEFTTNGMLPKCWRRQSGKIYLYKGGTVGASNTGNEPYSEYYAWQIAQILGVNAIEYNIAKWKSRLCSKCEIFTSKDISFVPVGNIVKQGGMQAVIDYYGTLDSKYRDMLEDMFVFDAVIANTDRHFGNFGFLVDAATNTLKAPAPLFDHGNSLFNFASPIEIESKDVFINFADVQAPVCYSNFFSVAKSCMKSRHREGLRHLLNFKLKKHPRYNLSSKRLKYIEIAVQKRASLLLEGETHSESELSFW
- a CDS encoding class I SAM-dependent methyltransferase yields the protein MMEQTTGIPGDAVKARPGLDGRIRRYWTRRSDAFGQVRREELQSDKSSLWRAEILPWLPRREDGTALRILDLGTGAGFFAILLAQAGCEVTGVDLSEGMLAQAVALADEAGCTVDWRCMSATELDFGDASFDGVLARNLTWTLTDPEAAYAEWLRVLRPGGVLLNFDADYGAVDFTRLADEKGQHAHADVDSALLQEGEDIRRALPLSRRERPQWDMEALARAGFVRCSCDTGLSGRIFVRRDATYNPVPMFALRAYRP
- the tnpA gene encoding IS200/IS605 family transposase, whose amino-acid sequence is MSNYRKGSHSVFSIHLHLVWITKYRKKILSGDIAQRARSLIRGICEKQVEILKGHIAPDHIHLFVSISPSLAVSKLMQQLKGRTAHAMINEFPLLRRQYWGRHMWARGYFCCSSGNVTDEVIKQYITQQEDADETFRIEGE
- a CDS encoding DinB/UmuC family translesion DNA polymerase, whose product is MALYIEYSTRVYSVYLKYFSPDDIHVYSIDEVFIDATSYLKNYRTSVHELTKSVILDVLRSTGITATAGIGTNLYLAKVAMDIMAKKVAADEDGVRIACLDEMSYRQQLWHHTPLRDFWRVGRGYVQKLEKYGIKTMGDIARYSIHSEDLLFRLFGVNAELLIDHAWGYEPCTMADIKAYQPSSRSIGSGQVLHSPYEVEKARLVVKEMVDSLALDLVGKRLVTDQLVLTVGYDIESLSPERGYTGLVITDSYGRQLPQHAHGTVNLGQFTSSSRRMTHAVLELFDRIVDRNLLVRRINLVAAHVLHENQTGKDKKPRQLDLFTDYAAEQKREEQEQGQLQKERKRQEAILKIRERYGKNALLKGMNLEEGATTRERNQQIGGHKA
- a CDS encoding YagK/YfjJ domain-containing protein: MKNKNVQYLDNIKNSVNELLDFYTDNHRKTLSIRFDVRYPQNYTGDTSSKNISDCMAHMVKKYKRRKCDPYYIWVREQNKSNHPHYHCLFLLDGTRVKTYNHVFKSVETIWNSTLDIDRDSKGLIDYCTNKSNMDYNGKMITRTSDVEKFDSRLGEVKQQALYLAKAYTKGSIHDGQRNFGMSRLPKNKNIDSHNSDNN
- a CDS encoding IS1 family transposase (programmed frameshift) gives rise to the protein MQYCPKCASERIVKNGRHLERQRFRCKDCGFQFTRDTPRGRPATEKAMAILLYTLGLSFNAIARIYGVATSTVMRWVRDFAEKTYEKPSPGEAVIIELDEMWHYLHFKKNKLWLWKAYCRDTGQLIDWECGNRDQSTLARLMARLRRWSVWFFCTDNWKVYPREIPEDDLIQGKRGTVRIERNNARQRHWFARFKRKSQVVSRSLRMVDLTISLFARFHVNGQREDILSFF
- a CDS encoding MucR family transcriptional regulator; its protein translation is MALEDKDIFNAIFNKYSDQPIEFIMEQYEKAKILNMAIERRINAQAEQPVKVEEAAPAALPPVDEPLPVEEEKKPAPAPKKIFTKADLVFNPAEAITDNTITCCLCGKAACSLTSRHLANHGINVEEYKYLCGYPSEQKLMSRNFEAKMRRNVQRAQQARKEKRRAENA